One window of Phocoena phocoena chromosome 13, mPhoPho1.1, whole genome shotgun sequence genomic DNA carries:
- the LOC136132532 gene encoding serine-aspartate repeat-containing protein F-like — MSEMVRAMVRVMLSVMLRAMVRVMLRVILRVMVRHSESDGECDAECNRESNLESDSECDGKCAVECDGESNVDCNGECEVKCDGESNAECNDECDGECDAESNGVFDGECNVESDGECNVESDGECDDEYDWESDGESNVERDGECDDECDDESNGESDHEYDGECDGESNGERAGYHDGDSNAVCDGPCDGECDGESYDESDDECNGDCDGECKGESDGECESESDGEGDGESDGECSGECFVACHRASFGECHGETNGEIEDNFDDSNDGESDGECDGECSDECDTACGHARDGVCDGEWDGEREHESKSVCDCACDGECFVEFDGESDFESDSEYDGECDGENDGDSHGECNGESDGESVSVCDGARDSVCHSACDSACDGVCNAECDIESNLESDGECDFECDGGSSGESDGEGNSEIDCYCQSECDGESDAENDGESDGECEGECYGVRDGACNGDSDGECDGQCNGDSDGESDGESYCECEGVCEGACDGEWNAECGGESDCECKGESDGECDVKSDGECDGECNGEINGESNGESIGESDCECKGV, encoded by the exons atgagtgagatggtgagagcgatggtgagagtAATGCTCAGTGTGAtgttgagagcgatggtgagagtgatgtTGAGAGTGATCTTGAGAGTGATGGTGAGGCAtagtgagagtgatggtgagtgcgatgctGAGTGCAATCGTGAGAGCAATCTTGAGAGCGATAGTGAGTGCGATGGTAAGTGTGCtgttgagtgtgatggtgagagcaatgTTGACTGCAATGGTGAGTGCGAAGTtaagtgtgatggtgagagcaatgCTGAGTGCAATGatgagtgcgatggtgagtgcgatgctGAGAGCAATGGTGTGTTtgatggtgagtgcaatgttgagagcgatggtgagtgcaatgttgagagcgatggtgagtgcgatgatGAGTATGATTGGGAGAGCGATGGTGAGAGCAATGTTGAGAGAGATGGTGAGTGCGATGATGAGTGTGATGatgagagcaatg GTGAGAGCGATCATGAGtacgatggtgagtgcgatggtgagagcaatggtgagaGGGCTGGTTACCATGATGGTGACAGTAATGCTGTGTGCGATGGTCcatgtgatggtgagtgtgatggtgagagctaTGATGAGAGCGATGATGAATGCAATGGTGACTGTGATGGTGAGTGCAAGGGTGAGAGCGATGGAGAGTGCGAgagtgagagtgatggtgagggcgatggtgagagcgatggtgagtgcagTGGTGAGTGCTTTGTTGCGTGCCACAGAGCGAGCTTTGGCGAGTGCCATGGTGAGACCAATGGTGAGATCGAGGATAACTTTGATGATTCGaatgatggtgagagtgatggtgagtgtgatggtgagtgcaGTGATGAGTGTGATACTGCATGCGGCCATGCACGTGATGGTGTGTGTGATGGTGAGTGGGACGGTGAGAGGGAGCATGAAAGCAAAAGTGTGTGTGATTGTGCATGCGATGGAGAGTGCTTCGTTGAGTTCGATGGTGAGAGCGATTTTGAGAGTGATAGTGAGTATGATGGAGAGTGTGATGGTGAGAACGATGGTGACAGCcatggtgagtgcaatggtgagagcgatggtgagagtGTTAGTGTGTGTGATGGTGCACGTGACAGTGTGTGCCACAGTGCGTGCGACAGTGCATGCGATGGAGTGTGCAATGCTGAGTGTGATATTGAGAGCAATcttgagagcgatggtgagtgcgatTTTGAGTGTGATGGTGGGAGCagtggtgagagtgatggtgaagGCAATAGTGAAATTGATTGTTATTGCCAaagtgagtgtgatggtgagtcaGATGCTGAGAATGATGGTGAAAGTGATGGTGAGTGCGAAGGTGAGTGCTATGGTGTGCGCGATGGTGCGTGCAATGGTGACAGCGATGGAGAGTGTGATGGTCAGTGCAATGGTGACAGCGATGGTGAGAGTGACGGTGAAAGCTATTGTGAATGTGAAGGTGTGTGCGAGGGTGCATGCGATGGAGAGTGGAATGCTGAGTGCGGTGGTGAGAGTGATTGTGAGTGCAagggtgagagtgatggtgagtgcgatgttaagagcgatggtgagtgcgatggtgagtgcaatggtgagatcaatggtgagagcaatggtgagaGCATTGGTGAAAGCGATTGTGAGTGCAAAGGTGTGTGA
- the LOC136132533 gene encoding hepatitis A virus cellular receptor 1-like: MWHTITCTVACTITLTIAFNIALTITLIISVTITLTIPLTTTHTIARTITHNIALTITIVLTIALTITLNIFLSIAITIAVSIVFNIALTIPLTIALTITLTIAVTITLTITITIALTTTLSITLSITNTISLTISVTNTLSITLIITLTISLPISLTIIFNYFNIALTIALTIAFTITLTFTVTIYLNVTFTITLTVAHSITCTITLTSTLTITLTIALTIALNIKLTIAFTIPLSIAITIPLNFSCTIAVTITLTIAPTISLTITHTITLTIALIITLTIALKITLTITLSIPISITRTTAHTSHSQSLSSSLSPSLSPLHTSSHSPSLSLSVLASDSPSNSTSHAPSHSQSLSPVHSPSP; this comes from the coding sequence ATGTGGCACACTATCACATGCACAGTCGCATGCACTATCACTCTCACCATAGCATTCAACATTGCACTCACTATCACTCTCATCATCTCagtcaccatcactctcaccattcCTCTCACAACCACACACACCATCGCTCGCACCATCACACAcaacatcgcactcaccatcaccATTGtactcaccattgctctcaccatcacactcaacaTCTTTCTCTCCATTGCAATCACCATCGCTGTGAGCATCGTTTTcaacatcgcactcaccatcCCTCTCACaatcgctctcaccatcacactcaccatcgctgTCAcaatcacactcaccatcactaTCACCATTGCCCTCACCACCACACTCAGCATCACTCTGAGCATCACTAACACCATCTCACTCACCATCAGTGTCACCAATACACTCAGCATCACTCTcatcatcacactcaccatcTCACTCCCAATCTCTCTCACCATCATTTTCAACTACTTcaacatcgcactcaccatcgctctcaccatcgcaTTCACTATCACACTCACCTTCACTGTCACCATCTATCTCAACGTCACattcaccatcacactcaccgtCGCACACTCCATCACATGCACTATCACTCTAACCAgcacactcaccatcacactgaccatcgcactcaccattgctctcaaCATCAAACTCACCATCGCATTCACCATTCCACTCAGCATCGCTATCACCATCCCGCTCAACTTTTCATGCACCATTGCTGTCACCATCACACTGACAATCGCACCTACCATCTCTCTCACCATCACAcacaccatcacactcaccattgcactcatcatcacactcaccattgctctcaagatcactctcaccatcacactcagcATCCCAATCTCCATCACACGCACCACTGCACACACTTCACATTCACAATCACTTTCATCTTCACTCTCACCATCACTGTCACCATTGCACACATCTTCACACTCTCCATCACTGTCACTATCAGTCTTAGCATCTGACTCACCATCGAACTCAACATCACATGCACCTTCGCACTCACAATCACTTTCCCCAGTGCACTCACCATCGCCCTAA
- the LOC136132534 gene encoding uncharacterized protein has product MAHITITCTIALCIALTIAVTITLNIACTITHTTAHTIALSIADSITLNIALTISLSNTLIIAPNIVFIIALTITPTIALTIALSIELTITCNITLNITLTMTRTITLTFACTIALSLTINIEVNIALTFALTFALTIALTIALTIARSITHTMAHTIAHSITLTITLNIAISITLFIPLTISLAIVSPIALTIIRIIASSIALTIPLTIALTIVLTIALTIDLTSALIIAPIISLIITVMFALTIALTIALTIALSNALTIARTIAFMFALTISLTIILTN; this is encoded by the coding sequence ATGGCACACATCACCATCACATGCACCATTGCACTGTGCATCGCTCTCACCATTGCAGTCACCATTACACTCAACATTGCATGCACCATCACTCACACCACAGCACACACCATCGCACTAAGCATTGCAGACTCCATCACTCTCAACATTGCACTCACCATCTCTCTCTCCAACACACTCATCATCGCTCCAAACATCGTATTTatcatcgcactcaccatcactcccaccatcgcactcaccattgcTCTATCCATTGAACTCACCATCACATGCAACATCACCCTCAACATCACACTCACCATGACACGCACTATCACACTCACCTTTGCATGCACCATTGCTCTCTCCCTCACAATCAACATCGAAGTCAACATTGCACTTACATTTGCTCTCACCTTCGcactcaccattgcactcaccatcgcactcaccatcgcacGCAGCATCACACACACCATGGCACACACCATCGCACACTctatcactctcaccatcacactcaacaTCGCAATCAGCATCACTCTCTTCATACCACTGACCATCAGTCTCGCAATCGTTTCccccatcgcactcaccatcattCGCATCATCGCAAGCAGCATTGCACTCACCATCCctctcaccatcgctctcaccatcgtgctcaccatcgctctcactaTCGACCTCACCAGCGCTCTCATCATCGCACCCATCATCTCACTCATCATCACTGTCATGTTCGctctcaccattgcactcaccattgCACTGACCATCGCACTCTCCAATGCTCTCACCATTGCTCGCACCATCGCATTCATGTTCGCACTCACCATCTCTCTCACCATCATTCTCACCAACTGA